From Ictidomys tridecemlineatus isolate mIctTri1 chromosome 2, mIctTri1.hap1, whole genome shotgun sequence, the proteins below share one genomic window:
- the Khsrp gene encoding far upstream element-binding protein 2 isoform X3: protein MSDYSTGGPPPGPPPPAGGGGGAGGAGGGPPPGPPGAGDRGGGGPGSGGPGGGSAGGPSQPPGGGGPGIRKDAFADAVQRARQIAAKIGGDAATTVNNSTPDFGFGGQKRQLEDGDQPESKKLASQGDSISSQLGPIHPPPRTSMTEEYRVPDGMVGLIIGRGGEQINKIQQDSGCKVQISPDSGGLPERSVSLTGAPESVQKAKMMLDDIVSRGRGGPPGQFHDNANGGQNGTVQEIMIPAGKAGLVIGKGGETIKQLQERAGVKMILIQDGSQNTNVDKPLRIIGDPYKVQQACEMVMDILRERDQGGFGDRNEYGSRIGGGIDVPVPRHSVGVVIGRSGEMIKKIQNDAGVRIQFKQDDGTGPEKIAHIMGPPDRCEHAARIINDLLQSLRSGPPGPPGGPGMPPGGRGRGRGQGSWGPPGGEMTFSIPTHKCGLVIGRGGENVKAINQQTGAFVEISRQLPPNGDPNFKLFIIRGSPQQIDHAKQLIEEKIEGPLCPVGPGPGGPGPAGPMGPFNPGPFNQGPPGAPPHAGGPPPHQYPPQGWGNTYPQWQPPAPHDPNKAAAAAADPNAAWAAYYSHYYQQPPGPVPGPAPAPAAPPTQGEPPQPPPTGQSDYTKAWEEYYKKIGQQPQQPGAPPQQDYTKAWEEYYKKQATYPPPPPAQVATGGGPGAPPGSQPDYSAAWAEYYRQQAAYYGQTPGPGGPQPPPTQQGQQQAQ from the exons ATGTCGGACTACAGCACTGGAGGACCCCCGCCCGGGCCGCCGCCGCCTGCCGGCGGGGGCGGAGGAGCCGGGGGCGCCGGGGGAGGCCCTCCGCCGGGCCCGCCGGGTGCGGGAGACCGGGGCGGCGGCGGCCCGGGCAGCGGCGGTCCGGGCGGAGGTTCGGCCGGGGGCCCCTCGCAGCCGCCCGGTGGGGGCGGCCCGGGGATCCGCAAGGACGCCTTCGCCGACGCGGTGCAGCGGGCCCGCCAG ATTGCAGCCAAAATTGGAGGTGATGCTGCTACAACCGTGAATAACAGCACTCCTGATTTTGGTTTTGGGGGCCAAAAGAGACAGTTGGAAGATGGAG ATCAGCCGGAGAGCAAGAAGCTGGCTTCCCAGGGAGACT CAATCAGTTCTCAACTTGGACCTATCCATCCTCCCCCAAG GACTTCAATGACAGAAGAGTACAGGGTCCCAGATGGCATGGTGGGCCTAA tCATTGGCAGAGGAGGCgaacaaattaacaaaatccAGCAAGATTCAGGCTGCAAAGTACAGATCTCTCCAG ACAGTGGTGGCCTACCTGAGCGCAGCGTGTCCCTGACAGGAGCCCCTGAGTCTGTCCA GAAAGCGAAGATGATGCTGGATGACATTGTGTCTCGGGGTCGTGGGGGTCCCCCAGGACAGTTCCACGACAATGCCAATGGGGGCCAGAATGGCACTGTGCAGGAGATCATGATCCCTGCAGGCAAGGCTGGCCTGGTCATCGGCAAAGGCGGGGAGACAATTAAGCAGCTACAG GAACGTGCTGGAGTGAAGATGATCTTGATTCAGGACGGTTCCCAGAATACGAATGTGGACAAGCCCCTCCGTATCATTGGGGATCCTTATAAAGTGCAG CAAGCTTGTGAGATGGTGATGGACATCCTCCGAGAACGTGACCAAGGAGGCTTTGGGGATCGAAATGAGTATGGATCCCGGATTGGTGGGGGAATTGAT GTGCCTGTGCCCAGGCATTCTGTTGGGGTAGTCATTGGCCGGAGTGGAGAAATGATCAAGAagattcagaatgatgctggtgTGCGGATACAGTTCAAGCAAG ATGACGGGACGGGACCTGAAAAGATCGCTCACATCATGGGTCCCCCAGACAGATGTGAGCATGCTGCCCGGATTATCAATGATCTCCTCCAGAGCCTCAGG AGTGGTCCCCCGGGTCCTCCTGGGGGCCCTGGCATGCCCCCTGGGGGCCGGGGCCGAGGACGAGGCCAAGGCAGCTGGGGCCCTCCTGGTGGGGAGATGACCTTCTCCATTCCCACCCACAAATGTGGGCTGGTCATTGGCAGAG GCGGCGAGAATGTGAAAGCCATAAACCAACAAACAGGCGCCTTTGTGGAGATCTCTCGGCAGCTGCCACCCAATGGAGACCCCAACTTCAAACTGTTCATCATCCGGGGCTCACCCCAGCAGATTGACCATGCCAAGCAGCTCATTGAGGAAAAGATTGAG GGTCCTCTCTGCCCAGTTGGACCAGGCCCTGGGGGACCAGGCCCTGCTGGCCCCATGGGGCCCTTCAACCCTGGGCCCTTCAATCAGGGGCCACCAGGGGCTCCCCCACA TGCTGGTGGCCCCCCTCCTCACCAGTACCCGCCCCAAGGCTGGGGCAATACCTATCCCCAATGGCAACCACCTGCTCCTCATGACCCAA ATAAGGCTGCTGCAGCAGCTGCAGACCCCAACGCCGCCTGGGCCGCCTACTACTCACACTACTACCAGCAGCCCCCAGGCCCTGTTCCGGGCCCTGCCCCGGCTCCTGCAGCACCGCCCACTCAGGGGGAGCCTCCGCAGCCCCCACCCACTGGCCAATCAGACTACACTAAGGCCTGGGAAGAGTATTACAAAAAGATAG GCCAACAGCCCCAGCAGCCCGGAGCACCCCCGCAGCAAGACTACACGAAGGCCTGGGAAGAGTACTACAAGAAGCAAG CCACTTaccctcctccacctccagcGCAAGTGGCCACCGGAGGGGGTCCCGGAGCACCCCCAGGATCCCAGCCAGACTACAGTGCCGCCTGGGCAGAGTATTACAGACAGCAGGCCGCTTACTACGGACAGACTCCAGGTCCTGGTGGCCCCCAGCCGCCTCCCACCCAGCAGGGACAGCAGCAG GCTCAATGA
- the Khsrp gene encoding far upstream element-binding protein 2 isoform X2 yields MSDYSTGGPPPGPPPPAGGGGGAGGAGGGPPPGPPGAGDRGGGGPGSGGPGGGSAGGPSQPPGGGGPGIRKDAFADAVQRARQIAAKIGGDAATTVNNSTPDFGFGGQKRQLEDGDQPESKKLASQGDSISSQLGPIHPPPRTSMTEEYRVPDGMVGLIIGRGGEQINKIQQDSGCKVQISPDSGGLPERSVSLTGAPESVQKAKMMLDDIVSRGRGGPPGQFHDNANGGQNGTVQEIMIPAGKAGLVIGKGGETIKQLQERAGVKMILIQDGSQNTNVDKPLRIIGDPYKVQQACEMVMDILRERDQGGFGDRNEYGSRIGGGIDVPVPRHSVGVVIGRSGEMIKKIQNDAGVRIQFKQDDGTGPEKIAHIMGPPDRCEHAARIINDLLQSLRSGPPGPPGGPGMPPGGRGRGRGQGSWGPPGGEMTFSIPTHKCGLVIGRGGENVKAINQQTGAFVEISRQLPPNGDPNFKLFIIRGSPQQIDHAKQLIEEKIEGPLCPVGPGPGGPGPAGPMGPFNPGPFNQGPPGAPPHAGGPPPHQYPPQGWGNTYPQWQPPAPHDPNKAAAAAADPNAAWAAYYSHYYQQPPGPVPGPAPAPAAPPTQGEPPQPPPTGQSDYTKAWEEYYKKIGQQPQQPGAPPQQDYTKAWEEYYKKQAQVATGGGPGAPPGSQPDYSAAWAEYYRQQAAYYGQTPGPGGPQPPPTQQGQQQASGNCHPPPPPFSFQPPATVHPALVGSAGNPFPCGVCP; encoded by the exons ATGTCGGACTACAGCACTGGAGGACCCCCGCCCGGGCCGCCGCCGCCTGCCGGCGGGGGCGGAGGAGCCGGGGGCGCCGGGGGAGGCCCTCCGCCGGGCCCGCCGGGTGCGGGAGACCGGGGCGGCGGCGGCCCGGGCAGCGGCGGTCCGGGCGGAGGTTCGGCCGGGGGCCCCTCGCAGCCGCCCGGTGGGGGCGGCCCGGGGATCCGCAAGGACGCCTTCGCCGACGCGGTGCAGCGGGCCCGCCAG ATTGCAGCCAAAATTGGAGGTGATGCTGCTACAACCGTGAATAACAGCACTCCTGATTTTGGTTTTGGGGGCCAAAAGAGACAGTTGGAAGATGGAG ATCAGCCGGAGAGCAAGAAGCTGGCTTCCCAGGGAGACT CAATCAGTTCTCAACTTGGACCTATCCATCCTCCCCCAAG GACTTCAATGACAGAAGAGTACAGGGTCCCAGATGGCATGGTGGGCCTAA tCATTGGCAGAGGAGGCgaacaaattaacaaaatccAGCAAGATTCAGGCTGCAAAGTACAGATCTCTCCAG ACAGTGGTGGCCTACCTGAGCGCAGCGTGTCCCTGACAGGAGCCCCTGAGTCTGTCCA GAAAGCGAAGATGATGCTGGATGACATTGTGTCTCGGGGTCGTGGGGGTCCCCCAGGACAGTTCCACGACAATGCCAATGGGGGCCAGAATGGCACTGTGCAGGAGATCATGATCCCTGCAGGCAAGGCTGGCCTGGTCATCGGCAAAGGCGGGGAGACAATTAAGCAGCTACAG GAACGTGCTGGAGTGAAGATGATCTTGATTCAGGACGGTTCCCAGAATACGAATGTGGACAAGCCCCTCCGTATCATTGGGGATCCTTATAAAGTGCAG CAAGCTTGTGAGATGGTGATGGACATCCTCCGAGAACGTGACCAAGGAGGCTTTGGGGATCGAAATGAGTATGGATCCCGGATTGGTGGGGGAATTGAT GTGCCTGTGCCCAGGCATTCTGTTGGGGTAGTCATTGGCCGGAGTGGAGAAATGATCAAGAagattcagaatgatgctggtgTGCGGATACAGTTCAAGCAAG ATGACGGGACGGGACCTGAAAAGATCGCTCACATCATGGGTCCCCCAGACAGATGTGAGCATGCTGCCCGGATTATCAATGATCTCCTCCAGAGCCTCAGG AGTGGTCCCCCGGGTCCTCCTGGGGGCCCTGGCATGCCCCCTGGGGGCCGGGGCCGAGGACGAGGCCAAGGCAGCTGGGGCCCTCCTGGTGGGGAGATGACCTTCTCCATTCCCACCCACAAATGTGGGCTGGTCATTGGCAGAG GCGGCGAGAATGTGAAAGCCATAAACCAACAAACAGGCGCCTTTGTGGAGATCTCTCGGCAGCTGCCACCCAATGGAGACCCCAACTTCAAACTGTTCATCATCCGGGGCTCACCCCAGCAGATTGACCATGCCAAGCAGCTCATTGAGGAAAAGATTGAG GGTCCTCTCTGCCCAGTTGGACCAGGCCCTGGGGGACCAGGCCCTGCTGGCCCCATGGGGCCCTTCAACCCTGGGCCCTTCAATCAGGGGCCACCAGGGGCTCCCCCACA TGCTGGTGGCCCCCCTCCTCACCAGTACCCGCCCCAAGGCTGGGGCAATACCTATCCCCAATGGCAACCACCTGCTCCTCATGACCCAA ATAAGGCTGCTGCAGCAGCTGCAGACCCCAACGCCGCCTGGGCCGCCTACTACTCACACTACTACCAGCAGCCCCCAGGCCCTGTTCCGGGCCCTGCCCCGGCTCCTGCAGCACCGCCCACTCAGGGGGAGCCTCCGCAGCCCCCACCCACTGGCCAATCAGACTACACTAAGGCCTGGGAAGAGTATTACAAAAAGATAG GCCAACAGCCCCAGCAGCCCGGAGCACCCCCGCAGCAAGACTACACGAAGGCCTGGGAAGAGTACTACAAGAAGCAAG cGCAAGTGGCCACCGGAGGGGGTCCCGGAGCACCCCCAGGATCCCAGCCAGACTACAGTGCCGCCTGGGCAGAGTATTACAGACAGCAGGCCGCTTACTACGGACAGACTCCAGGTCCTGGTGGCCCCCAGCCGCCTCCCACCCAGCAGGGACAGCAGCAGGCAAGTGGGAAttgccaccctcctcctcctcctttctccttccaacCCCCGGCCACCGTCCATCCTGCCTTAGTGGGTAGCGCCGGAAACCCCTTCCCCTGCGGGGTGTGCCCTTGA
- the Khsrp gene encoding far upstream element-binding protein 2 isoform X1: protein MSDYSTGGPPPGPPPPAGGGGGAGGAGGGPPPGPPGAGDRGGGGPGSGGPGGGSAGGPSQPPGGGGPGIRKDAFADAVQRARQIAAKIGGDAATTVNNSTPDFGFGGQKRQLEDGDQPESKKLASQGDSISSQLGPIHPPPRTSMTEEYRVPDGMVGLIIGRGGEQINKIQQDSGCKVQISPDSGGLPERSVSLTGAPESVQKAKMMLDDIVSRGRGGPPGQFHDNANGGQNGTVQEIMIPAGKAGLVIGKGGETIKQLQERAGVKMILIQDGSQNTNVDKPLRIIGDPYKVQQACEMVMDILRERDQGGFGDRNEYGSRIGGGIDVPVPRHSVGVVIGRSGEMIKKIQNDAGVRIQFKQDDGTGPEKIAHIMGPPDRCEHAARIINDLLQSLRSGPPGPPGGPGMPPGGRGRGRGQGSWGPPGGEMTFSIPTHKCGLVIGRGGENVKAINQQTGAFVEISRQLPPNGDPNFKLFIIRGSPQQIDHAKQLIEEKIEGPLCPVGPGPGGPGPAGPMGPFNPGPFNQGPPGAPPHAGGPPPHQYPPQGWGNTYPQWQPPAPHDPNKAAAAAADPNAAWAAYYSHYYQQPPGPVPGPAPAPAAPPTQGEPPQPPPTGQSDYTKAWEEYYKKIGQQPQQPGAPPQQDYTKAWEEYYKKQATYPPPPPAQVATGGGPGAPPGSQPDYSAAWAEYYRQQAAYYGQTPGPGGPQPPPTQQGQQQASGNCHPPPPPFSFQPPATVHPALVGSAGNPFPCGVCP, encoded by the exons ATGTCGGACTACAGCACTGGAGGACCCCCGCCCGGGCCGCCGCCGCCTGCCGGCGGGGGCGGAGGAGCCGGGGGCGCCGGGGGAGGCCCTCCGCCGGGCCCGCCGGGTGCGGGAGACCGGGGCGGCGGCGGCCCGGGCAGCGGCGGTCCGGGCGGAGGTTCGGCCGGGGGCCCCTCGCAGCCGCCCGGTGGGGGCGGCCCGGGGATCCGCAAGGACGCCTTCGCCGACGCGGTGCAGCGGGCCCGCCAG ATTGCAGCCAAAATTGGAGGTGATGCTGCTACAACCGTGAATAACAGCACTCCTGATTTTGGTTTTGGGGGCCAAAAGAGACAGTTGGAAGATGGAG ATCAGCCGGAGAGCAAGAAGCTGGCTTCCCAGGGAGACT CAATCAGTTCTCAACTTGGACCTATCCATCCTCCCCCAAG GACTTCAATGACAGAAGAGTACAGGGTCCCAGATGGCATGGTGGGCCTAA tCATTGGCAGAGGAGGCgaacaaattaacaaaatccAGCAAGATTCAGGCTGCAAAGTACAGATCTCTCCAG ACAGTGGTGGCCTACCTGAGCGCAGCGTGTCCCTGACAGGAGCCCCTGAGTCTGTCCA GAAAGCGAAGATGATGCTGGATGACATTGTGTCTCGGGGTCGTGGGGGTCCCCCAGGACAGTTCCACGACAATGCCAATGGGGGCCAGAATGGCACTGTGCAGGAGATCATGATCCCTGCAGGCAAGGCTGGCCTGGTCATCGGCAAAGGCGGGGAGACAATTAAGCAGCTACAG GAACGTGCTGGAGTGAAGATGATCTTGATTCAGGACGGTTCCCAGAATACGAATGTGGACAAGCCCCTCCGTATCATTGGGGATCCTTATAAAGTGCAG CAAGCTTGTGAGATGGTGATGGACATCCTCCGAGAACGTGACCAAGGAGGCTTTGGGGATCGAAATGAGTATGGATCCCGGATTGGTGGGGGAATTGAT GTGCCTGTGCCCAGGCATTCTGTTGGGGTAGTCATTGGCCGGAGTGGAGAAATGATCAAGAagattcagaatgatgctggtgTGCGGATACAGTTCAAGCAAG ATGACGGGACGGGACCTGAAAAGATCGCTCACATCATGGGTCCCCCAGACAGATGTGAGCATGCTGCCCGGATTATCAATGATCTCCTCCAGAGCCTCAGG AGTGGTCCCCCGGGTCCTCCTGGGGGCCCTGGCATGCCCCCTGGGGGCCGGGGCCGAGGACGAGGCCAAGGCAGCTGGGGCCCTCCTGGTGGGGAGATGACCTTCTCCATTCCCACCCACAAATGTGGGCTGGTCATTGGCAGAG GCGGCGAGAATGTGAAAGCCATAAACCAACAAACAGGCGCCTTTGTGGAGATCTCTCGGCAGCTGCCACCCAATGGAGACCCCAACTTCAAACTGTTCATCATCCGGGGCTCACCCCAGCAGATTGACCATGCCAAGCAGCTCATTGAGGAAAAGATTGAG GGTCCTCTCTGCCCAGTTGGACCAGGCCCTGGGGGACCAGGCCCTGCTGGCCCCATGGGGCCCTTCAACCCTGGGCCCTTCAATCAGGGGCCACCAGGGGCTCCCCCACA TGCTGGTGGCCCCCCTCCTCACCAGTACCCGCCCCAAGGCTGGGGCAATACCTATCCCCAATGGCAACCACCTGCTCCTCATGACCCAA ATAAGGCTGCTGCAGCAGCTGCAGACCCCAACGCCGCCTGGGCCGCCTACTACTCACACTACTACCAGCAGCCCCCAGGCCCTGTTCCGGGCCCTGCCCCGGCTCCTGCAGCACCGCCCACTCAGGGGGAGCCTCCGCAGCCCCCACCCACTGGCCAATCAGACTACACTAAGGCCTGGGAAGAGTATTACAAAAAGATAG GCCAACAGCCCCAGCAGCCCGGAGCACCCCCGCAGCAAGACTACACGAAGGCCTGGGAAGAGTACTACAAGAAGCAAG CCACTTaccctcctccacctccagcGCAAGTGGCCACCGGAGGGGGTCCCGGAGCACCCCCAGGATCCCAGCCAGACTACAGTGCCGCCTGGGCAGAGTATTACAGACAGCAGGCCGCTTACTACGGACAGACTCCAGGTCCTGGTGGCCCCCAGCCGCCTCCCACCCAGCAGGGACAGCAGCAGGCAAGTGGGAAttgccaccctcctcctcctcctttctccttccaacCCCCGGCCACCGTCCATCCTGCCTTAGTGGGTAGCGCCGGAAACCCCTTCCCCTGCGGGGTGTGCCCTTGA
- the Slc25a41 gene encoding mitochondrial carrier protein SCaMC-3L isoform X2, protein MGVDPEETEKPCSRVQTLFRRVKTLLAEAPPPPPPPPPLPPPPPPPPPSWNPGCAHVYGYVFGHVLENNLEHLPSQPVLDTGEQLMVPVEVLEVGGEGALWKFLLSGAMAGAVSRTGTAPLDRAKVYMQVYSSKTNFMNLLGGLRSMVQEGGVRSLWRGNGINVLKIAPEYAIKFSVFEQCKNYFCGVHGSPPFQERLLAGSLAVAISQTLINPMEVLKTRLTLRRTGQYKGLLDCARQILERDGTRALYRGYLPNMLGIIPYACTDLAVYEMLRCLWLKSGRDMEDPSGLVSLSSVTLSTTCGQMASYPLTLVRTRMQAQDTVEGSNPTMRGVFRRILAQQGWPGLYRGMTPTLLKVLPAGGISYVVYEAMKKTLSV, encoded by the exons ATGGGAGTTGATCCTGAAGAAACCGAGAAGCCCTGCTCTAGGGTCCAGACCCTGTTTAGGAGGGTCAAGACCCTACTTGCTGAAGCgccacccccgcccccgcccccgcccccactcccacccccacccccacccccacccccctcctGGAACCCAGGCTGTGCACACGTCTATGGCTACGTATTTGGGCATGTGCTTGAAAACAACCTGGAACATCTCCCGTCACAGCCG gtgctggacACGGGGGAGCAGCTGATGGTCCCCGTAGAGGTGCTGGAAGTGGGCGGCGAGGGGGCCTTGTGGAAGTTCCTGCTGTCGGGGGCCATGGCTGGGGCAGTGTCTCGCACAGGCACAGCCCCTCTGGACCGCGCCAAGGTATACATGCAG GTCTACTCCTCCAAGACTAACTTCATGAACCTGCTGGGGGGGTTGCGGAGCATGGTCCAGGAGGGCGGTGTCCGGTCCCTGTGGCGTGGCAACGGCATCAACGTCCTCAAGATCGCCCCTGAGTACGCCATCAAGTTCTCTGTCTTTGAGCAG TGTAAGAATTACTTCTGTGGAGTACATGGGTCCCCACCCTTTCAGGAACGGCTCCTCGCTGGCTCCCTGGCTGTGGCCATCTCTCAGACACTCATCAACCCTATGGAG GTGTTGAAGACAAGGCTGACTCTGCGCCGCACGGGTCAGTACAAAGGGCTGCTAGACTGCGCCAGGCAGATCTTGGAGCGGGACGGCACCCGTGCTCTTTACCGTGGCTACCTGCCCAACATGCTCGGCATCATCCCCTATGCCTGCACCGACCTGGCTGTCTATGAG ATGCTCCGGTGCTTATGGCTGAAGTCAGGAAGGGACATGGAGGACCCCAGTGGCTTGGTCAGTTTGTCATCTGTAACGCTGTCCACAACCTGTGGCCAGATGGCCAGTTATCCTCTGACTTTGGTGCGCACCCGGATGCAGGCACAAG ACACCGTGGAAGGTTCAAACCCCACCATGCGTGGCGTCTTTCGGCGGATCTTGGCCCAGCAGGGCTGGCCGGGGCTGTACCGAGGCATGACCCCCACGTTGCTGAAGGTGTTGCCAGCGGGTGGCATCAGCTATGTGGTATACGAGGCCATGAAGAAAACCCTGAGTGTATAG
- the Slc25a41 gene encoding mitochondrial carrier protein SCaMC-3L isoform X1 — MVPVEVLEVGGEGALWKFLLSGAMAGAVSRTGTAPLDRAKVYMQVYSSKTNFMNLLGGLRSMVQEGGVRSLWRGNGINVLKIAPEYAIKFSVFEQERLLAGSLAVAISQTLINPMEVLKTRLTLRRTGQYKGLLDCARQILERDGTRALYRGYLPNMLGIIPYACTDLAVYEMLRCLWLKSGRDMEDPSGLVSLSSVTLSTTCGQMASYPLTLVRTRMQAQDTVEGSNPTMRGVFRRILAQQGWPGLYRGMTPTLLKVLPAGGISYVVYEAMKKTLSV, encoded by the exons ATGGTCCCCGTAGAGGTGCTGGAAGTGGGCGGCGAGGGGGCCTTGTGGAAGTTCCTGCTGTCGGGGGCCATGGCTGGGGCAGTGTCTCGCACAGGCACAGCCCCTCTGGACCGCGCCAAGGTATACATGCAG GTCTACTCCTCCAAGACTAACTTCATGAACCTGCTGGGGGGGTTGCGGAGCATGGTCCAGGAGGGCGGTGTCCGGTCCCTGTGGCGTGGCAACGGCATCAACGTCCTCAAGATCGCCCCTGAGTACGCCATCAAGTTCTCTGTCTTTGAGCAG GAACGGCTCCTCGCTGGCTCCCTGGCTGTGGCCATCTCTCAGACACTCATCAACCCTATGGAG GTGTTGAAGACAAGGCTGACTCTGCGCCGCACGGGTCAGTACAAAGGGCTGCTAGACTGCGCCAGGCAGATCTTGGAGCGGGACGGCACCCGTGCTCTTTACCGTGGCTACCTGCCCAACATGCTCGGCATCATCCCCTATGCCTGCACCGACCTGGCTGTCTATGAG ATGCTCCGGTGCTTATGGCTGAAGTCAGGAAGGGACATGGAGGACCCCAGTGGCTTGGTCAGTTTGTCATCTGTAACGCTGTCCACAACCTGTGGCCAGATGGCCAGTTATCCTCTGACTTTGGTGCGCACCCGGATGCAGGCACAAG ACACCGTGGAAGGTTCAAACCCCACCATGCGTGGCGTCTTTCGGCGGATCTTGGCCCAGCAGGGCTGGCCGGGGCTGTACCGAGGCATGACCCCCACGTTGCTGAAGGTGTTGCCAGCGGGTGGCATCAGCTATGTGGTATACGAGGCCATGAAGAAAACCCTGAGTGTATAG